The Dioscorea cayenensis subsp. rotundata cultivar TDr96_F1 chromosome 7, TDr96_F1_v2_PseudoChromosome.rev07_lg8_w22 25.fasta, whole genome shotgun sequence genome includes a region encoding these proteins:
- the LOC120264541 gene encoding glucosidase 2 subunit beta-like, whose amino-acid sequence MGFMGADLRVSLAIALFSLLWISGFSVVPSKDSLGIAPQDEGYYKSSVIQCKDGSKKFTKEQLNDEFCDCLDGTDEPGTSACPEGKFYCRNAGHIPLTIFSSRVNDGICDCCDGSDEYHSHMKCPNTCWEAGRAARENLKKRIATYQEGVRIRKGDVNKAEQAFDKDEADLAKLKAEEESLSALVQKLKENKERIEKAEEEERKRKEEEKKWMSEESEKVNVQEIAPEETLHSNAEALHAELSASADKPLDAQDDPSLKAEAGAESEAKEVSPEHVTDQVQENVDMEKLSKEELGRLVASRWTGENAAQKMDGDTTIKEEHSDDNNLDMSNSGNVRGDDDDDSYTSGTDADSKYDDDDDDDEDDDDISDDEFEDVDTSRSFNPENDEKAEVSDLTSSSTSSWLEKLQQTVQNVLQAFNFFKTPVEISEGARVRKEYDDLSSKLSKLRSRIARLTDMLKHDFGKEKEFYSFYDHCFESKRNKYTYKVCPFKEAIQVEGHSTTRLGNWDKFEDSYRIMQFSSGAKCWNGPDRSLKVRLRCGLKNELTDIDEPSRCEYKAMLSTPAVCSEEKLQELQQKLEQMNSNQPLPHDEL is encoded by the exons ATGGGATTCATGGGAGCCGATCTTCGAGTCTCCCTCGCGATCGCATTGTTTTCTCTTCTTTGGATTTCTGGATTTTCCGTTGTTCCTTCGAAGGATTCCCTGGGCATAGCTCCACAAG ATGAGGGTTACTATAAGTCCAGTGTGATCCAATGCAAGGATGGATCGAAGAAATTCACCAAAGAGCAGCTCAACGATGAGTTTTGTGATTGCCTGGATGGAACTGATGAACCAG GAACATCCGCCTGTCCAGAAGGGAAGTTTTATTGTCGGAATGCAGGTCATATCCCTCTTACAATTTTCTCTTCCAGAGTTAATGATGGTATTTGCG ATTGCTGTGATGGGAGTGATGAATATCATAGTCACATGAAGTGCCCTAATACTTGTTGGGAAGCTGGGAGAGCAGCTCgagaaaatttgaagaagaGGATAGCAACTTATCAGGAGGGAGTTCGGATACGGAAGGGGGATGTGAACAAGGCAGAACAAGCATTTGATAAAGATGAGGCGGACTTGGCAAAACTAAAAGCTGAAGAGGAATCACTTAGTGCGCTTGTTCAGAAGCTTAAAG AAAACAAAGAACGGATAGAGAAGGCAGAGGAAGAAGAGCGTAAAAGAAAAGAGGAGGAAAAAAAGTGGATGAGCGAAGAAAGCGAGAAAGTCAATGTGCAAGAAATAGCTCCTGAAGAGACTTTGCACAGTAATGCTGAGGCTCTTCATGCTGAACTTTCAGCTTCTGCAGATAAG CCTCTTGACGCTCAAGACGACCCATCACTTAAAGCTGAAGCTGGTGCTGAGAGTGAGGCTAAGGAAGTATCCCCTGAACATGTAACTGATCAG GTGCAAGAAAACGTTGATATGGAGAAGTTGTCAAAGGAAGAGTTGGGTCGTCTTGTGGCTTCTCGATGGACTGGTGAAAATGCTGCACAAAAGATGGATGGAGATACTACAATTAAAGAAGAGCATAGTGATGATAATAATCTTGATATGTCAAACAGTGGCAATGTACGaggcgatgatgatgatgatagttATACTTCAGGAACAGATGCAGATAGCAagtatgatgatgatgatgatgatgatgaggatgatgatgatatctcagatgatgaatttgaagatgttgataCTAGTAGATCTTTTAACCCTGAAAATGATGAGAAAGCCGAAGTTTCAG ATTTGACTAGCTCATCTACATCATCTTGGCTGGAAAAGCTTCAGCAAACCGTTCAAAATGTTTTACAGGCTTTTAACTTTTTCAAGACTCCAGTGGAAATATCAG AGGGTGCTCGTGTTCGGAAAGAGTATGATGATTTGAGCTCAAAGTTGTCAAAACTTCGATCAAGAATTGCTCGTCTTACTGATATGCTTAAGCATGACTTTG GGAAGGAGAAGGAATTTTACTCATTCTATGACCATTGCTTTGAGAGCAAGCGGAACAA GTATACTTACAAGGTTTGTCCATTCAAGGAAGCCATCCAGGTTGAAGGCCATAGTACCACACGATTGGG GAACTGGGATAAATTTGAAGACTCGTACAGAATCATGCAATTTTCTAGTGGTGCAAAATGCTGGAATGGCCCTGATAGAAGCTTAAAG GTTAGGCTCCGGTGTGGATTGAAAAATGAGCTTACTGATATAGATGAACCAAGCCGATGCGa ATACAAAGCCATGCTTTCAACACCTGCAGTATGTTCAGAAGAAAAGCTACAG GAACTGCAGCAGAAACTAGAACAAATGAACTCCAATCAACCGTTGCCGCACGATGAGCTTTGA